One Succinispira mobilis DSM 6222 genomic window carries:
- a CDS encoding type II secretion system protein GspD, whose translation MEILRNSLLILSLIFCSNFFICYPCNAQEKTLNLNLENADLRTVLISIAKTSNINLILDNSISGSISLHLQNIEAETALKLISNAAGYNWQHYNSNILISKNINSSQNLNNLSIIKLKYLNAKECQTILKPLLGETKISIDSTANCLIFSGNQTAQSNIKLLLTQLDIPSKQISLDVKIIAVNKEHTEVLGVQWLWSELPATTNSSNNDHSSEQSLPGKLKLSSTQGLNYQATLDAQINSGQAKILANPKITTLPGREAKIFIGDHIPVVTEKNNNGTTTQNTEYIDAGIKLIYTAYINSDDYITASVHTEVSTPTLIASLRNYKISTRQANTTVRLKNGETLVIAGLIGQEDLQKITKIPLLSNIPFFGNLFKHQEQHKQSTEVIIFITSKILD comes from the coding sequence ATGGAGATTTTACGCAATTCTTTGCTTATCTTATCTTTAATATTTTGCTCTAATTTTTTTATTTGTTATCCCTGTAATGCCCAAGAGAAAACACTTAACCTAAATTTAGAAAATGCTGATTTGCGAACTGTCCTAATTTCTATAGCCAAAACAAGCAATATTAATTTAATTTTAGACAATTCCATAAGCGGTTCGATAAGCCTCCACTTGCAAAATATTGAAGCTGAGACAGCATTGAAACTAATAAGTAATGCTGCTGGTTATAATTGGCAGCATTACAATTCTAATATTCTAATAAGCAAAAATATCAATAGTAGCCAAAATTTAAACAATCTTTCAATAATAAAATTAAAATATCTCAATGCAAAGGAATGCCAAACTATTCTAAAGCCTCTTTTAGGCGAAACAAAGATTAGTATCGATTCTACGGCCAACTGCTTAATTTTCTCGGGTAATCAAACAGCACAGAGTAATATTAAGCTACTTTTAACACAATTAGATATTCCTAGCAAACAAATTTCTTTAGATGTAAAAATAATCGCTGTAAACAAAGAGCACACTGAAGTTTTGGGCGTGCAGTGGCTTTGGTCCGAACTACCAGCAACTACAAATAGCAGCAATAACGATCACAGCTCTGAACAAAGTTTACCAGGCAAACTAAAACTCTCCTCAACACAAGGCCTTAATTATCAGGCAACTTTAGATGCTCAAATAAATAGTGGTCAAGCAAAAATTCTAGCTAATCCTAAAATAACAACTCTACCTGGTCGCGAAGCTAAAATATTTATTGGCGATCATATTCCTGTGGTAACTGAAAAAAATAATAATGGTACAACAACTCAAAATACCGAATATATTGACGCTGGAATTAAGTTAATCTACACAGCGTATATTAATTCCGACGATTATATTACTGCTTCTGTTCACACTGAAGTTAGCACCCCTACCTTGATTGCCAGTTTAAGAAACTATAAAATAAGTACTCGCCAAGCCAATACAACTGTAAGATTAAAAAATGGCGAAACACTTGTAATTGCGGGTTTAATCGGGCAAGAAGATTTGCAAAAAATAACTAAGATTCCTCTTTTGAGTAATATCCCCTTTTTTGGCAACCTTTTCAAACATCAAGAACAACATAAACAATCTACTGAAGTTATAATATTCATAACTTCAAAAATATTGGACTAA
- the efp gene encoding elongation factor P, whose protein sequence is MITTNEFRTGTTVTIDGDAWQVIDFQHVKPGKGAAFVRVKMRNLCSGAVVERTFNPGERMPKAHIDRREMEYLYENEGMYVFMDLETFDQSELDKETLGNAMSFIKENNKIGVMVYQDKIIGVDLPNAVELVVAETDPGIRGDTATGGSKLATMDTGYVVKVPLFINVGDVLRIDTRTGDYIERA, encoded by the coding sequence ATGATAACAACTAATGAATTTAGAACTGGAACTACGGTTACGATTGATGGCGATGCTTGGCAAGTTATTGATTTCCAACATGTAAAACCAGGTAAAGGCGCAGCTTTTGTGCGTGTGAAAATGCGTAATCTTTGTAGTGGTGCTGTTGTAGAAAGAACTTTTAATCCTGGTGAAAGAATGCCTAAAGCACATATTGACCGCCGTGAAATGGAATATTTATATGAAAATGAAGGCATGTATGTTTTCATGGATTTAGAAACATTTGATCAAAGTGAACTTGATAAAGAAACTTTGGGAAATGCAATGTCTTTTATTAAAGAAAATAATAAGATTGGTGTAATGGTATATCAAGATAAAATTATTGGTGTGGATTTGCCTAATGCTGTAGAATTAGTTGTTGCTGAAACAGATCCTGGAATCAGAGGGGATACGGCTACGGGTGGCTCTAAATTGGCTACTATGGACACTGGTTATGTTGTGAAAGTTCCTTTGTTTATAAATGTCGGTGATGTATTAAGAATAGATACTAGAACTGGCGACTATATTGAACGTGCTTAA
- a CDS encoding M24 family metallopeptidase — protein MILQEYLKNNSYQALLVTNLTNIRYFTGFTGSNATLLILEDRVVIFTDFRYQEQIRSELKIEAEIQISGDETLTEFMKKHLNTMDKIAVEAEYVTARQMEKYRQVLPRVSWSLVDLDNFRIIKSKQEIECIKKAAMIADQAFTRLTKNLQVGMSEIEVAALLEYYMRTLGSEKLAFETIVASGENSSKPHAKPGVRTLSTGDFVTIDFGAVCQGYHSDITRTVVMGKASNRQREIYQIVLTAQLKALDKVKTGITAAEVDFAAREEIIQAGYGQFFGHSTGHGVGLQIHEEPRIAAGNTNVVLQENMVITVEPGIYLPGFGGVRIEDLIVVTKNGKDILTATEKQLLEIY, from the coding sequence ATGATTTTACAAGAATATCTTAAAAACAATTCATATCAAGCATTGTTAGTGACTAATCTTACCAATATTAGATACTTCACTGGTTTTACTGGTTCTAACGCTACTTTGCTGATTTTAGAAGACCGAGTAGTGATATTTACTGATTTTCGCTACCAAGAGCAGATTCGTTCAGAGCTCAAAATAGAAGCTGAAATTCAGATTTCAGGTGATGAAACTTTAACGGAATTTATGAAAAAACATTTGAATACAATGGACAAGATAGCAGTTGAAGCTGAGTATGTAACGGCAAGACAAATGGAAAAATATCGCCAAGTTTTGCCACGGGTGTCATGGAGTTTAGTTGATTTAGATAATTTCAGAATAATTAAATCTAAACAAGAAATAGAATGTATTAAAAAAGCAGCGATGATTGCTGATCAAGCCTTTACAAGATTGACAAAAAATTTGCAAGTTGGTATGAGCGAAATTGAAGTGGCAGCATTATTAGAGTATTATATGCGAACTTTAGGCTCGGAAAAGTTGGCTTTTGAAACAATAGTTGCTTCTGGAGAAAATTCTAGTAAGCCGCATGCTAAACCAGGGGTAAGAACTTTAAGCACTGGTGATTTTGTTACTATTGATTTTGGGGCTGTTTGTCAAGGATATCATTCTGATATTACTAGAACAGTAGTTATGGGAAAAGCCAGTAATAGACAAAGAGAAATATATCAAATAGTGTTAACGGCCCAACTTAAAGCATTAGATAAAGTGAAAACAGGAATAACTGCAGCAGAAGTTGATTTTGCAGCCCGCGAAGAAATTATTCAAGCAGGCTATGGACAATTTTTCGGACATAGTACTGGACATGGTGTAGGTTTACAAATCCATGAAGAACCAAGGATTGCAGCGGGGAATACCAATGTTGTTTTACAAGAAAACATGGTAATAACGGTAGAACCAGGGATATATCTTCCAGGTTTTGGCGGTGTTAGAATTGAAGACTTAATTGTTGTGACTAAAAACGGTAAAGATATTTTAACAGCTACAGAAAAACAGCTGTTGGAAATATATTAG
- a CDS encoding DUF4911 domain-containing protein, which yields MSKEQCLIRAIVPKEKIGFTGWIFEGYEHVGLVSTIDSRAGEILIRTTSDLYEQAEKILQNLPFQIEIL from the coding sequence ATGTCTAAAGAACAGTGCTTGATTAGGGCAATTGTGCCTAAAGAAAAAATTGGATTTACAGGTTGGATATTTGAAGGCTATGAACATGTTGGTTTAGTTAGCACTATAGATAGTAGGGCTGGTGAAATATTAATACGAACAACTTCGGATTTATATGAGCAAGCAGAAAAAATTTTGCAAAATCTACCTTTTCAAATAGAAATATTATAG